One region of Plasmodium vivax chromosome 7, whole genome shotgun sequence genomic DNA includes:
- a CDS encoding hypothetical protein, conserved (encoded by transcript PVX_100000A) — MVKPLDLNASSYDTSSEYNGLFIGNIFSEIQDEIKNEHVNEKLEKQNISAQLGAGKGCCGEGAKGTSHFAATGKINIDEYVNFVSEKKNEYKKKKKEYLIEYINQGKIRKFHYEDMEISFKRFYRFLDFQEKCLLCSTYLSFPHLYLKARRERGCKEVAEKYQHEGGSSGSSGICGSIGSASTASTVSECFRPRSRYRAAGAPFCECLETIGRSKQYRSEEKDDCYIDMIHLLQQNGLSFSSNVKKNIVIKEFTKNANFTEFYKCNYFNENCADTLPLKNADVADTKYVNICRYLEKPRLTIEHVKMLNSHTEKFAPVFKVHKAGTLLTTVEKKLLIECLKVIRKISVYDKIDKLTVIIFCYLSNLYNVVMRLNAECILSCYCRKHFEFFLYYFFRENPPSARRTKVLAMKVYRSGDGSDGSDGRDDLSEDPNC, encoded by the exons ATGGTAAAGCCGCTCGATTTAAACGCCTCATCATATGACACATCGAGTGAGTACAACGGATTATTTATTGGAAATATATTCAGTGAAATTCaagatgaaataaaaaacgaacatGTTAATGAGAAGCttgaaaagcaaaatatttCCGCACAGCTGGGTGCTGGAAAAGGATGTTGTGGTGAGGGCGCCAAGGgaactagccattttgctgccacGGGGAAGATTAATATAGACGAGtatgtaaattttgtaagcgagaaaaaaaatgaatacaaaaaaaaaaaaaaggaatacctCATTGAATATATCAATCAGGGGAAGATAAGGAAGTTTCACTACGAAGACATggaaatttcatttaaaagaTTTTACCGGTTTTTGGATTTTCAAGAAAAGTGTTTATTGTGCAGCACGTACTTGTCGTTCCCACACTTGTATCTCAAGGCGCGCCGGGAAAGAGGATGCAAAGAAGTTGCAGAGAAGTACCAGCACGAGGGCGGCAGTAGTGGAAGCAGTGGCATCTGCGGCAGCATTGGTAGTGCTAGCACGGCGAGTACCGTTAGTGAGTGTTTTCGCCCCCGCTCCCGTTACCGCGCTGCAGGCGCACCTTTTTGCGAGTGTCTAGAAACCATTGGACGGTCGAAGCAGTACCGAAGCGAGGAAAAGGACGACTGCTACATAGACATGATTCACCTGTTGCAGCAAAACGGTTTGTCCTTTTCGTccaatgtaaaaaaaaatattgttataAAGGAGTTTACCAAAAATGCAAACTTCACAGAATTTTATAAgtgcaattattttaatgaaaattgtGCTGATACTCTCCCTCTTAAAAATGCTGATGTGGCAGATACaaaatatgtaaacatatgTAGATACCTGGAGAAGCCCCGACTGACTATTGAACACGTCAAGATGTTAAACAGCCACACGGAAAAGTTTGCGCCCGTTTTT AAGGTTCACAAAGCCGGCACGCTCCTAACGACGGTCGAAAAGAAGCTTCTAATCGAGTGCCTAAAAGTGATCAGGAAGATATCTGTTTACGACAAAATCGACAAGCTAACcgtcatcattttttgttacttGAGCAATTTGTACAACGTGGTGATGCGCCTGAATGCGGAGTGCATTTTGAGTTGCTACTGCAGGAAGCATTTCGAATTCTTCCTATAC TATTTCTTTCGAGAGAACCCCCCATCCGCTAGACGGACGAAAGTGCTAGCCATGAAAGTGTACAGGAGCGGCGATGGGAGTGATGGGAGTGATGGGCGCGACGACCTCAGCGAGGATCCCAATTGCTAG